One window of the Pempheris klunzingeri isolate RE-2024b chromosome 10, fPemKlu1.hap1, whole genome shotgun sequence genome contains the following:
- the LOC139208563 gene encoding probable G-protein coupled receptor 82, which translates to MDNASCSSSVLSLCPSAVSLFFLPSVYTLLFLTTLPGNAISLWVFLRYISTISPTHVYLSHLSISNLMLSLTMPFLAAYYAWGSVWTLSGVLCQLVLHGVTPVLHINIYISLMILTLVALSRFAALIQHTHASRPSACTTLLPHGFFSCLRRKSFACRMCSTVWVVAVGGIVPVTVYYSANEAVRGNAAAAGRDGEAETGQCAEVCYNPAVEQGGSLSAAFSVLLSTIFFVLYLLVLLSYMTVLRHIRRSCRSTNVTTNITTSHGLLGRVHRNIMLIQVVLSVCLLPYHIFKPIFISRARDQRLLTYSPDPDTCHPLSTFIELKNCLLLLAALRGSTDPLMYFLLDKTFRHQTLRLLRCN; encoded by the exons ATGGATAAcgcttcctgctcctcctctgttctctccctctgccccagtgctgtctctctctttttcctcccctcagtctacacactcctcttcctcaccactCTCCCAGGCAATGCCATTTCTTTGTGGGTATTCCTGCGGTACATCTCCACCATCTCCCCCACCCATGTTTATCTGTCCCACTTGAGCATCTCCAATCTGATGTTGTCCCTCACCATGCCTTTCCTCGCAGCCTACTACGCCTGGGGCTCAGTTTGGACTCTGAGTGGCGTCCTGTGTCAGCTAGTCCTACACGGTGTCACCCCAGTGCTCCACATCAACATCTACATAAGCCTCATGATCCTCACGTTGGTGGCCCTCAGCCGCTTTGCAGCCCTTATCCAGCACACCCACGCCTCCAGGCCAAGCGCATGCACAACTCTGCTTCCGCATGGCTTCTTCTCTTGTCTAAGAAGGAAGTCCTTTGCCTGCAGGATGTGTTCCACAGTGTGGGTGGTGGCGGTGGGGGGCATTGTACCAGTGACTGTTTACTACTCTGCAAACGAAGCTGTGAGGGgcaatgctgctgcagctggcagGGATGGAGAAGCTGAGACAGGACAATGTGCGGAAGTGTGCTACAACCCTGCGGTGGAACAAGGAGGGAGTCTGTCTGCGGCTTTCTCTGTGCTTCTTTCAACCATCTTCTTTGTGCTctacctgctggtgctgctgtccTACATGACAGTGCTGAGGCACATCAGGCGCTCATGTCGCAGCACAAACGTCACCACAAACATCACCACCTCCCACGGCCTGCTGGGTAGGGTGCACCGAAACATCATGCTCATCCAG GTTGTtctttcagtttgtctgttgCCGTACCATATCTTCAAACCCATCTTCATTTCTCGGGCTCGTGACCAACGTCTGCTGACATATTCACCAGATCCTGACACCTGTCATCCACTCTCCACCTTCATCGag cTGAAAAACTGCCTGTTACTTCTGGCTGCATTGCGAGGTTCAACTGACCCTTTGATGTACTTTCTATTAGACAAGACCTTCCGTCATCAAACCCTCAGACTTTTAAGGTGCAACTGA